The following coding sequences are from one Musa acuminata AAA Group cultivar baxijiao chromosome BXJ2-4, Cavendish_Baxijiao_AAA, whole genome shotgun sequence window:
- the LOC135609682 gene encoding uncharacterized protein LOC135609682 isoform X1 — protein sequence MNFLIRTAQPVVPEVSTVVEPEHQKAVRPIPKPAATLEGLIAEETFSNHSIGNDALTDSEQVGFVGSSAPGSTSKNQFPVGNHTDVSDDDGWITIPYKELPDNWADAADIQQLRSLDRSFIFPGEHIQILVCLSASKHVSEVITPFRVAAVMSKNGKSSPNKEQHIETLGKMPSPLGLNGLVSSTPEKASGQKVENNIETVSAGSVLSPQNDISATESLLHMEQHKQQIESILQSFRNSNFFVRIAEADEQLWSKRNVNSSMNSEVVGGKSHPNDGSKKVPRCNVVSAIVDKGSFDGITSGGVARNTVRCYSLSNGDVVVLLEVNVGVSNLKDAVLEVIQFEKYRSSNSAFENHNNLLVPNKDDPYWELLDWLLPLDRTLPPRSLSPPLSSSISQKPTYPASGSQFFSFSHFRSYSMSSLPQVTGPPSSATSFSNSKPAFDPEDFDRFSSEKLTKNQDTGNERLLSFRGVSLEPERFSTHCGLDGIYLPGRRWRRKLEIIQPLEIRSFAAECNTEDVLCVQIKNVSPAHIPDIVIYLDAITIVAEEEASKEGRPLYLPIASIDAGNDHNLPSLALRRGEEHSFILKLASAINGDSKGNGEIMYSRTNAAPSNTHMMSNSSDGMMVSCTAKQFAILVSCHCNYTESKLFFKQLTDWRPHIARDLMISIASETHKQSDIPNSRAPQLPVKPCDFFQVLTLKATNLTTEDLTFTVLAPEIPTSPSVLSLSSTPRTPMNSHATFHDYVGSSVPIATKSQKESCDDGKTSSSVERTAMMSDVILSNSAGFTHLWLQSAVPLGCIPARSSATVKLELLPLTDGIITLDTLQIAVKEKGLTFVPEHSLKIHATSSIATGIL from the exons ATGAATTTTCTTATCCGTACTGCTCAACCTGTAGTTCCTGAGGTATCCACTGTTGTGGAGCCTGAACATCAAAAGGCTGTGAGACCTATTCCAAAACCAGCTGCTACTTTGGAGGGCCTTATTGCAGAAGAGACATTTTCAAATCATTCTATAGGAAATGATGCTCTAACAGACAGTGAACAAGTTGGATTTGTAGGTAGCTCAGCACCAGGTTCAACTTCCAAAAATCAGTTTCCTGTTGGAAACCATACTGATGTTTCAGACGATGATGGATGGATAACAATTCCATATA AGGAGCTTCCAGATAACTGGGCTGATGCCGCAGATATACAACAACTGAGATCCTTGGACCGTTCGTTTATTTTTCCTG GTGAACATATTCAGATACTGGTTTGCCTGTCAGCATCAAAACATGTGTCAGAAGTCATAACTCCATTTAGAGTTGCTGCTGTTATGTCAAAAAATGGTAAATCGAGCCCAAATAAGGAGCAACATATTGAAACTTTGGGGAAAATGCCTAGTCCGCTTGGTCTGAATGGACTTGTTAGTAGCACACCTGAAAAAGCTTCTGGCCAAAAGGTGGAAAACAATATCGAAACTGTTTCTGCTGGAAGTGTATTGAGTCCTCAAAATGATATTTCTGCAACTGAGAGTCTACTTCATATGGAGCAACATAAACAACAAATTGAGAGTATACTCCAAAGTTTTAGAAATTCAAATTTTTTTGTCAGAATTGCTGAGGCAGATGAACAACTTTGGTCCAAAAGAAATGTTAACTCTTCAATGAACTCTGAGGTAGTAGGGGGAAAAAGCCACCCTAATGATGGATCAAAAAAGGTTCCAAGGTGCAATGTTGTTAGTGCAATAGTTGATAAGGGTAGTTTTGATGGCATTACATCTGGTGGAGTGGCTAGAAATACTGTCAGATGCTACTCTTTGTCAAATGGCGACGTAGTG GTTCTTTTAGAAGTGAATGTTGGAGTGAGTAATTTAAAAGATGCTGTTCTTGAGGTTATCCAATTTGAAAAATACCGATCTAGTAATTCTGCTTTTGAGAACCACAACAATTTGTTGGTTCCAAATAAGGACGATCCATATTGGGAACTGCTTGATTGGTTGCTTCCCTTGGATCGAACATTACCTCCTCGGTCACTTTCACCTCCTTTAAGCTCAAGTATATCACAAAAACCAACATATCCTGCCTCTGGGTCACAATTTTTTTCTTTCAGTCACTTCAGAAGCTACTCCATGTCTTCACTTCCTCAAGTTACTGGACCACCATCATCTGCGACTTCATTTTCCAACTCAAAACCTGCTTTTGATCCTGAAGACTTTGATCGCTTTTCATCAGAGAAGCTTACAAAAAATCAGGATACAGGAAATGAAAGGCTTTTATCATTTCGAGGTGTCTCACTGGAGCCAGAACGCTTTTCTACACATTGTGGCTTGGATGGCATATATTTACCGGGCAGGAGGTGGCGCCGAAAGCTTGAAATTATTCAACCACTTGAAATCCGTTCTTTTGCTGCTGAATGCAATACGGAGGATGTACTTTGTGTTCAAATAAAG AATGTGTCTCCAGCTCATATACCTGATATAGTTATCTATTTGGATGCGATAACTATTGTCGCTGAGGAGGAAGCATCAAAAGAAGGTCGACCTCTGTACCTACCAATTGCTAGTATTGACGCAGGAAATGATCACAACTTACCAAGCCTTGCCCTCAG GAGGGGTGAGGAGCACTCCTTTATTCTCAAGTTGGCAAGTGCTATAAATGGAGATTCTAAGGGAAATGGTGAGATTATGTATTCAAGAACAAATGCAGCTCCCTCAAATACACATATGATGTCAAATAGTAGTGATGGGATGATGGTTTCTTGCACTGCAAAGCAGTTCGCCATTTTGGTATCTTGTCATTGCAATTATACTG AATCAAAATTGTTCTTCAAGCAGCTAACAGATTGGCGGCCACATATTGCAAGGGATCTTATGATTTCCATAGCATCAGAAACTCATAAACAAAGTGATATCCCAAATTCCAGGGCACCTCAACTTCCTGTTAAG CCATGTGATTTTTTTCAGGTGTTGACCCTTAAAGCTACAAATTTAACAACTGAAGATCTTACATTTACTGTTCTTGCTCCAGAAATACCAACTTCTCCTTCAGTTTTGTCATTGAGTTCTACTCCGAGAACTCCAATGAACTCACATGCCACTTTTCATGATTATGTGGGAAGTTCAGTGCCTATTGCAACCAAATCCCAGAAAGAAAGCTGTGATGATGGAAAAACATCAAGTTCTGTAGAACGGACTGCTATGATGTCTGATGTCATATTAAGTAATAGCGCAGGCTTTACACATTTATGGTTGCAGAGTGCTGTTCCCCTTGG ATGCATTCCTGCACGTTCAAGTGCCACTGTGAAGCTTGAGCTTCTCCCTTTGACTGATGGGATAATTACGCTTGATACTCTGCAGATAGCTGTTAAGGAGAAAG GTCTGACATTCGTGCCAGAGCATTCTTTGAAGATCCATGCAACTTCCAGCATTGCAACTGGAATTTTATAA
- the LOC135609682 gene encoding uncharacterized protein LOC135609682 isoform X2, whose translation MNFLIRTAQPVVPEVSTVVEPEHQKAVRPIPKPAATLEGLIAEETFSNHSIGNDALTDSEQVGFVGSSAPGSTSKNQFPVGNHTDVSDDDGWITIPYKELPDNWADAADIQQLRSLDRSFIFPGEHIQILVCLSASKHVSEVITPFRVAAVMSKNGKSSPNKEQHIETLGKMPSPLGLNGLVSSTPEKASGQKVENNIETVSAGSVLSPQNDISATESLLHMEQHKQQIESILQSFRNSNFFVRIAEADEQLWSKRNVNSSMNSEVVGGKSHPNDGSKKVPRCNVVSAIVDKGSFDGITSGGVARNTVRCYSLSNGDVVVLLEVNVGVSNLKDAVLEVIQFEKYRSSNSAFENHNNLLVPNKDDPYWELLDWLLPLDRTLPPRSLSPPLSSSISQKPTYPASGSQFFSFSHFRSYSMSSLPQVTGPPSSATSFSNSKPAFDPEDFDRFSSEKLTKNQDTGNERLLSFRGVSLEPERFSTHCGLDGIYLPGRRWRRKLEIIQPLEIRSFAAECNTEDVLCVQIKNVSPAHIPDIVIYLDAITIVAEEEASKEGRPLYLPIASIDAGNDHNLPSLALRRGEEHSFILKLASAINGDSKGNGEIMYSRTNAAPSNTHMMSNSSDGMMVSCTAKQFAILVSCHCNYTESKLFFKQLTDWRPHIARDLMISIASETHKQSDIPNSRAPQLPVKVLTLKATNLTTEDLTFTVLAPEIPTSPSVLSLSSTPRTPMNSHATFHDYVGSSVPIATKSQKESCDDGKTSSSVERTAMMSDVILSNSAGFTHLWLQSAVPLGCIPARSSATVKLELLPLTDGIITLDTLQIAVKEKGLTFVPEHSLKIHATSSIATGIL comes from the exons ATGAATTTTCTTATCCGTACTGCTCAACCTGTAGTTCCTGAGGTATCCACTGTTGTGGAGCCTGAACATCAAAAGGCTGTGAGACCTATTCCAAAACCAGCTGCTACTTTGGAGGGCCTTATTGCAGAAGAGACATTTTCAAATCATTCTATAGGAAATGATGCTCTAACAGACAGTGAACAAGTTGGATTTGTAGGTAGCTCAGCACCAGGTTCAACTTCCAAAAATCAGTTTCCTGTTGGAAACCATACTGATGTTTCAGACGATGATGGATGGATAACAATTCCATATA AGGAGCTTCCAGATAACTGGGCTGATGCCGCAGATATACAACAACTGAGATCCTTGGACCGTTCGTTTATTTTTCCTG GTGAACATATTCAGATACTGGTTTGCCTGTCAGCATCAAAACATGTGTCAGAAGTCATAACTCCATTTAGAGTTGCTGCTGTTATGTCAAAAAATGGTAAATCGAGCCCAAATAAGGAGCAACATATTGAAACTTTGGGGAAAATGCCTAGTCCGCTTGGTCTGAATGGACTTGTTAGTAGCACACCTGAAAAAGCTTCTGGCCAAAAGGTGGAAAACAATATCGAAACTGTTTCTGCTGGAAGTGTATTGAGTCCTCAAAATGATATTTCTGCAACTGAGAGTCTACTTCATATGGAGCAACATAAACAACAAATTGAGAGTATACTCCAAAGTTTTAGAAATTCAAATTTTTTTGTCAGAATTGCTGAGGCAGATGAACAACTTTGGTCCAAAAGAAATGTTAACTCTTCAATGAACTCTGAGGTAGTAGGGGGAAAAAGCCACCCTAATGATGGATCAAAAAAGGTTCCAAGGTGCAATGTTGTTAGTGCAATAGTTGATAAGGGTAGTTTTGATGGCATTACATCTGGTGGAGTGGCTAGAAATACTGTCAGATGCTACTCTTTGTCAAATGGCGACGTAGTG GTTCTTTTAGAAGTGAATGTTGGAGTGAGTAATTTAAAAGATGCTGTTCTTGAGGTTATCCAATTTGAAAAATACCGATCTAGTAATTCTGCTTTTGAGAACCACAACAATTTGTTGGTTCCAAATAAGGACGATCCATATTGGGAACTGCTTGATTGGTTGCTTCCCTTGGATCGAACATTACCTCCTCGGTCACTTTCACCTCCTTTAAGCTCAAGTATATCACAAAAACCAACATATCCTGCCTCTGGGTCACAATTTTTTTCTTTCAGTCACTTCAGAAGCTACTCCATGTCTTCACTTCCTCAAGTTACTGGACCACCATCATCTGCGACTTCATTTTCCAACTCAAAACCTGCTTTTGATCCTGAAGACTTTGATCGCTTTTCATCAGAGAAGCTTACAAAAAATCAGGATACAGGAAATGAAAGGCTTTTATCATTTCGAGGTGTCTCACTGGAGCCAGAACGCTTTTCTACACATTGTGGCTTGGATGGCATATATTTACCGGGCAGGAGGTGGCGCCGAAAGCTTGAAATTATTCAACCACTTGAAATCCGTTCTTTTGCTGCTGAATGCAATACGGAGGATGTACTTTGTGTTCAAATAAAG AATGTGTCTCCAGCTCATATACCTGATATAGTTATCTATTTGGATGCGATAACTATTGTCGCTGAGGAGGAAGCATCAAAAGAAGGTCGACCTCTGTACCTACCAATTGCTAGTATTGACGCAGGAAATGATCACAACTTACCAAGCCTTGCCCTCAG GAGGGGTGAGGAGCACTCCTTTATTCTCAAGTTGGCAAGTGCTATAAATGGAGATTCTAAGGGAAATGGTGAGATTATGTATTCAAGAACAAATGCAGCTCCCTCAAATACACATATGATGTCAAATAGTAGTGATGGGATGATGGTTTCTTGCACTGCAAAGCAGTTCGCCATTTTGGTATCTTGTCATTGCAATTATACTG AATCAAAATTGTTCTTCAAGCAGCTAACAGATTGGCGGCCACATATTGCAAGGGATCTTATGATTTCCATAGCATCAGAAACTCATAAACAAAGTGATATCCCAAATTCCAGGGCACCTCAACTTCCTGTTAAG GTGTTGACCCTTAAAGCTACAAATTTAACAACTGAAGATCTTACATTTACTGTTCTTGCTCCAGAAATACCAACTTCTCCTTCAGTTTTGTCATTGAGTTCTACTCCGAGAACTCCAATGAACTCACATGCCACTTTTCATGATTATGTGGGAAGTTCAGTGCCTATTGCAACCAAATCCCAGAAAGAAAGCTGTGATGATGGAAAAACATCAAGTTCTGTAGAACGGACTGCTATGATGTCTGATGTCATATTAAGTAATAGCGCAGGCTTTACACATTTATGGTTGCAGAGTGCTGTTCCCCTTGG ATGCATTCCTGCACGTTCAAGTGCCACTGTGAAGCTTGAGCTTCTCCCTTTGACTGATGGGATAATTACGCTTGATACTCTGCAGATAGCTGTTAAGGAGAAAG GTCTGACATTCGTGCCAGAGCATTCTTTGAAGATCCATGCAACTTCCAGCATTGCAACTGGAATTTTATAA